The Terracoccus luteus genome includes a region encoding these proteins:
- a CDS encoding FKBP-type peptidyl-prolyl cis-trans isomerase, which yields MRFSRPVLALVAAASLTAVAACGSAGTPSGGTTSGNATGNPTGNATGQAAPTQTPVTPVTGESTALAGLTATGAVDLKTAPKVNVGKVPVSSTEVEKKVLTPGTGTAATQKDVVGVRAQIFNGTSGKLLDDGFTAKRPVESFRLSRPDLVQGFIKGLVGSQKGSRIAFTIPPKDAFGEQGNPQLGVTGKDTIVVVADVADVRTPLTQVDGTQTASPAGLPTVEFKDGPTKAPTVTVPTTAAPTKTEQATLIEGTGATVTAGQTITAQYHGVLWRDGSVFDSSWQRGTAADFPIGVGQVIPGWDKTLVGKKVGSRVLLVIPAADGYGTKGTPDGKIKADDTLVFVVDILDAS from the coding sequence GTGCGCTTCTCCCGTCCCGTCCTGGCCCTCGTGGCCGCCGCCTCCCTGACCGCCGTCGCCGCCTGCGGCTCGGCCGGCACGCCGAGCGGGGGCACCACGAGCGGCAACGCCACCGGCAACCCGACCGGGAACGCGACCGGGCAGGCGGCTCCGACCCAGACCCCGGTCACCCCGGTCACCGGCGAGAGCACGGCCCTCGCGGGCCTGACCGCCACCGGCGCCGTCGACCTGAAGACCGCGCCGAAGGTCAACGTCGGCAAGGTCCCGGTCAGCTCGACCGAGGTCGAGAAGAAGGTGCTCACCCCCGGCACGGGCACCGCGGCGACCCAGAAGGACGTCGTCGGCGTGCGCGCGCAGATCTTCAACGGCACGTCGGGCAAGCTGCTCGACGACGGCTTCACGGCCAAGCGCCCCGTCGAGAGCTTCCGGCTCTCGCGCCCCGACCTCGTCCAGGGCTTCATCAAGGGCCTCGTCGGGTCGCAGAAGGGCAGCCGGATCGCCTTCACCATCCCGCCGAAGGACGCCTTCGGCGAGCAGGGCAACCCCCAGCTCGGCGTCACCGGCAAGGACACGATCGTCGTCGTCGCCGACGTCGCCGACGTGCGCACCCCGCTCACCCAGGTCGACGGCACCCAGACGGCCAGCCCCGCCGGCCTGCCCACCGTCGAGTTCAAGGACGGGCCCACCAAGGCGCCCACGGTGACGGTGCCCACGACGGCCGCCCCGACCAAGACGGAGCAGGCCACCCTCATCGAGGGCACGGGCGCGACCGTGACGGCCGGGCAGACCATCACCGCGCAGTACCACGGCGTGCTCTGGCGCGACGGCAGCGTCTTCGACTCCTCGTGGCAGCGCGGCACGGCCGCCGACTTCCCGATCGGCGTCGGGCAGGTCATCCCGGGCTGGGACAAGACCCTCGTGGGCAAGAAGGTCGGTAGCCGGGTGCTCCTCGTCATCCCCGCGGCCGACGGGTACGGTACGAAGGGCACCCCGGACGGCAAGATCAAGGCTGACGACACGCTCGTCTTCGTCGTCGACATCCTCGACGCGTCCTGA
- the pafA gene encoding Pup--protein ligase, which yields MERRIFGIENEYGVTCTTQGQRRLTPDEVARYLFRRVVAWGRSSNVFLGNGARLYLDVGSHPEYATAECDSVRELVIQDKAGERILEGLVEDAQMRLRDDGVEGEIYVFKNNTDSAGNSYGCHENYLYGRGGDFQRVSDMFIPFLISRQIVCGAGKVVATAHGASYAVSQRADHIWEGVSSATTRSRPIINTRDEPHADAERYRRLHVIVGDSNMSETTNLLKVGSADLVLRMIESGIVMRDLTMENPIRAIRTMSHDPSGRATVRLANGRELSALDMQREYLEKALDFVDHEGMGSPDTKQVLDLWGRALDAIGSGDLDAVATEVDWVIKHRLIERYRARHDLALGDPRVLQLDLAYHDINRRRGLFYLLQKAGRAARVASDIEIFQAKVRPPQTTRARLRGDFIRAAQEHGRDFTVDWVHLKLNDQAQRTVLCKDPFKAVDERVDRLMETIERSPLVQRPL from the coding sequence ATGGAGCGGCGGATCTTCGGGATCGAGAACGAGTACGGCGTCACCTGCACGACGCAGGGGCAGCGCCGGCTCACGCCCGACGAGGTCGCCCGGTACCTCTTCCGCCGTGTCGTCGCCTGGGGGCGGTCGAGCAACGTCTTCCTCGGCAACGGCGCCCGGCTCTACCTGGACGTGGGCTCGCACCCCGAGTACGCGACGGCCGAGTGCGACTCCGTGCGCGAGCTCGTCATCCAGGACAAGGCCGGCGAGCGCATCCTCGAGGGTCTCGTCGAGGACGCCCAGATGCGGCTGCGTGACGACGGCGTCGAGGGTGAGATCTACGTCTTCAAGAACAACACCGACTCCGCCGGCAACTCGTACGGCTGCCACGAGAACTACCTCTACGGGCGCGGCGGCGACTTCCAGCGCGTCAGCGACATGTTCATCCCCTTCCTCATCAGTCGCCAGATCGTCTGCGGCGCAGGCAAGGTCGTCGCGACGGCCCACGGGGCCTCCTACGCGGTCAGCCAGCGGGCCGACCACATCTGGGAGGGCGTGTCGTCGGCGACGACCCGCAGCCGGCCCATCATCAACACCCGTGACGAGCCGCACGCCGACGCCGAGCGCTACCGGCGGCTGCACGTCATCGTCGGCGACTCGAACATGTCGGAGACGACCAACCTGCTCAAGGTCGGCAGCGCCGACCTCGTGCTGCGCATGATCGAGTCGGGGATCGTCATGCGCGACCTGACGATGGAGAACCCGATCCGGGCCATCCGCACGATGAGCCACGACCCGTCGGGCCGGGCCACGGTGCGCCTCGCCAACGGCCGCGAGCTGTCGGCGCTCGACATGCAGCGCGAGTACCTCGAGAAGGCCCTCGACTTCGTCGACCACGAGGGCATGGGCAGCCCCGACACGAAGCAGGTGCTCGACCTCTGGGGGAGGGCCCTCGACGCCATCGGCTCGGGCGACCTCGACGCCGTCGCGACCGAGGTCGACTGGGTCATCAAGCACCGGCTCATCGAGCGCTACCGGGCCCGGCACGACCTCGCGCTCGGTGACCCGCGGGTGCTGCAGCTCGACCTCGCCTACCACGACATCAACCGCCGTCGCGGCCTGTTCTACCTGCTGCAGAAGGCCGGTCGTGCCGCGCGGGTCGCGAGCGACATCGAGATCTTCCAGGCCAAGGTGCGCCCGCCGCAGACGACCCGAGCGCGCCTGCGCGGCGACTTCATCCGCGCCGCCCAGGAGCACGGCCGCGACTTCACCGTCGACTGGGTGCACCTCAAGCTCAACGACCAGGCGCAGCGGACGGTGCTGTGCAAGGACCCGTTCAAGGCGGTCGACGAGCGGGTCGACCGGCTCATGGAGACCATCGAGCGCAGCCCGCTCGTCCAGCGTCCCCTCTGA
- a CDS encoding NAD-dependent epimerase/dehydratase family protein, producing MSADGEQQSDAGGPRVLVLGGTSWLGGAVAAHAAARGASVTCLARGRAGEVPPGVLLVEADRDAGAEAYAAVTGRAWDLVVDVARQPGHVRSALQALSDDAEHWAFVSSCSVYARHDEPGADERAALLPAHDGDTAGPDRYGEAKVACEQAVTAVRGDDALVTRAGLIVGRGDRSDRFGYWPGRFALAVEDGGPVLVPADLERRVQWVDVRDLAAWLVDAGLAGAADTVNATGPTTSLGHVLQEAAAVAGFGGETVTATDDQLRAAGVEEFMGPRSLPLWLGDPEWQSFMDRDVSAARRIGLSCKPLRETMRSALEHERALGLDRPRTAAGLGRADELEVVGRVRDAR from the coding sequence ATGAGCGCGGACGGCGAGCAGCAGTCGGATGCCGGGGGGCCGCGGGTGCTGGTCCTCGGCGGCACGTCGTGGCTGGGTGGGGCGGTGGCCGCCCACGCGGCGGCCCGCGGCGCCTCCGTCACCTGCCTCGCCCGCGGCCGGGCGGGCGAGGTGCCGCCGGGCGTGCTCCTCGTCGAGGCCGACCGCGACGCGGGCGCCGAGGCGTACGCCGCGGTCACCGGGCGCGCCTGGGACCTCGTCGTCGACGTCGCCCGCCAGCCCGGGCACGTCCGCTCGGCCCTGCAGGCCCTCTCGGACGACGCGGAGCACTGGGCCTTCGTCAGCTCGTGCTCGGTCTACGCCCGTCACGACGAGCCGGGCGCCGACGAGAGGGCGGCCCTGCTGCCGGCGCACGACGGCGACACCGCCGGCCCCGACCGCTACGGCGAGGCGAAGGTCGCGTGCGAGCAGGCCGTCACGGCGGTCCGGGGCGACGACGCCCTTGTCACCCGGGCCGGCCTCATCGTCGGGCGGGGCGACCGCAGCGACCGGTTCGGCTACTGGCCCGGCCGGTTCGCACTGGCCGTCGAGGACGGCGGGCCGGTGCTCGTGCCGGCCGACCTCGAGCGACGGGTGCAGTGGGTCGACGTCCGCGACCTCGCGGCGTGGCTCGTCGACGCCGGCCTGGCGGGCGCGGCGGACACCGTCAACGCGACGGGACCGACCACGTCGCTCGGTCACGTCCTGCAGGAGGCGGCGGCGGTCGCCGGGTTCGGCGGCGAGACCGTGACGGCGACGGACGACCAGCTGCGGGCGGCCGGCGTCGAGGAGTTCATGGGTCCGCGGTCGCTGCCGCTGTGGCTGGGCGACCCCGAGTGGCAGTCGTTCATGGACCGTGACGTCTCAGCGGCGCGACGGATCGGCCTGTCCTGCAAGCCTCTTCGTGAGACCATGCGCTCGGCGCTCGAGCACGAGCGGGCGCTCGGGCTCGACCGTCCTCGCACCGCTGCGGGCCTCGGCCGGGCCGACGAGCTGGAGGTCGTGGGCCGCGTGCGCGACGCACGCTGA